One Numenius arquata chromosome 9, bNumArq3.hap1.1, whole genome shotgun sequence DNA window includes the following coding sequences:
- the LOC141468620 gene encoding lysosomal amino acid transporter 1 homolog, whose protein sequence is MRLEITVISSIRLDAEVFSQRIFSIGKRICGFAWGKNGGRNKLLKLNLGPGVMASQLYTHAFNISPIENRRLCINGTPWIWHLLEECVENAWEYWSVVIGLISIVCFLFAALPQIYIACQNGRVDQALSLGFLLCWIAGDLTNFIGCYLTNQLPIQIVTAIFYVNMDIIMISQFVYYKLKNQMTKCSKSLKNFCVTWIIVCIALCVILPCQLLLRNQDQSTVIARNNSSLDMIEMSGFICGYISCVFYLGSRFPQLYKNFRRRSTEGTSYLLFALAMVGNCTYGLSLVLKMPASESFRTLYFLHHLPWLIGSFGVLFLDIFVTVQFILYRQQEGRHSGLVALEVEPLLVDEETA, encoded by the exons ATGAGATTGGAAATAACTGTGATATCAAGCATCCGTCTGGATGCAGAGGTCTTTTCACAGAGGATATTCAGCATTGGTAAACGGATTTGCGGATTTGCATGGGGTAAAAATGGAGGCAGAAATAAACTTCTGAAATTGAATCTCGGTCCAGGAGTGATGGCTTCTCAGCTGTATACACATGCTTTCAATATCTCCCCAATAGAGAATAGGAGATTGTGCATAAATGGAACACCATGGATTTGGCATCTCCTAGAAGAATGTGTCGAGAATGCGTGGGAGTATTGGAGCGTTGTCATAGGACTGATTTCCAttgtctgttttttgtttgctgcACTACC TCAAATTTACATTGCCTGTCAGAATGGAAGAGTGGATCAAGCACTGTCTTTGGGCTTTCTGCTGTGTTGGATAGCTGGAGATCTTACAAATTTCATAGGCTGCTATTTAACAAATCAACTGCCAAttcag ATTGTCACTGCCATTTTTTATGTTAACATGGATATAATTATGATTTCGCAATTTGTCTACTATAAGCTCAAGAATCAGATGACAAAAT GCAGCAAAAGCCTGAAGAATTTCTGTGTAACCTGGATCATCGTGTGTATAGCCCTGTGTGTTATTTTACCCTGTCAGCTGTTACTAAGAAACCAAGACCAGAGTACAGTAATCGCAAGGAATAAT AGCTCGCTTGATATGATTGAAATGTCAGGCTTCATTTGCGGCTATATATCCTGTGTGTTTTACTTGGGAAGCAGATTTCCTCAGCTTTATAAAAAT TTCCGAAGAAGATCAACAGAAGGCACCTCTTACCTGCTGTTTGCATTAGCCATGGTGGGAAACTGTACATATGGACTGAGCCTTGTTTTAAAGATGCCAGCTTCCGAATCCTTCCGGACCCTCTACTTTTTACACCATCTTCCGTGGCTTATTGGGAGCTTTGGAGTTTTGTTTCTAGACATTTTT GTGACGGTGCAATTCATCCTGTATCGTCAGCAGGAGGGAAGACACTCTGGTTTAGTGGCGCTGGAGGTGGAACCGTTGCTGGTGGACGAGGAGACTGCGTAG